A single genomic interval of Xyrauchen texanus isolate HMW12.3.18 chromosome 8, RBS_HiC_50CHRs, whole genome shotgun sequence harbors:
- the LOC127647943 gene encoding protein ELFN1-like has translation MASNRASRACYGDMVKSAFFWSVAIIYLTHIGGVRGDCWLIEGEKGFVWLAICSQNQPPYEAIPQHINSTIVDLRLNENKIKSIHYSALSRFTNLTYLNLTKNEINYVEDGAFSAQFNLQVLQLGFNKLRNLTEGILRGLGKLQYLYLQANLIETVTPNAFWESPNIENIDLSMNRIQVLDGSTFTSLTKLTTCELYTNPFNCSCELLGFVKWLSVFPNRTSERMVCDSPAGVSGYSLLSQNPNNPTYRNALHMLSTVCTEDYVTPYIPVPPETTTFPPDATPCGLEDCPSGTEPEEISISPTYIELDVKPIMKLKQVSHTNAVITVQIPYPYKKMYILVLYNNSFFTDIQNLKRQKEDIELKNLKPHTDYTYCVASIRNSLRFNHTCLMLSTGPRNRKEREPSNPTATHYIMTILGCLFSMVIFLGIVYYCLRKKRQQDEKHKKAGSLKKNIIELKYGGELEGGTISRMSQKQMMSGESMARMPYLPSGSDMEQYKLQDITDTPKMAKGNYMEVRTGQPPDRRECERSIPGNSQGSVAEISTIAKEVDKVNQIINNCIDALKSESTSFQGVKSGPVSTAAPQLVLISEQPQSQSVFLSPVYKDSYHHSLQRHHTSDASPKRPSTATGGPMRSPRPYRSEGSYKSESKYIEKISPTGETILTITPTAAILRAEAEKIRQYGEHRHSYPDAHQIEELEGPESQKTSILEPLTRPRPRDLAYSQLSPQYHNLSYSSSPEYYCKPSHSIWERFKLHRKRHKDEEYMAAGHALRKKVQFAKDEDLHDILDYWKGVSAQHKS, from the coding sequence ATGGCTTCCAATAGGGCATCAAGAGCTTGTTATGGAGACATGGTGAAGAGTGCCTTCTTCTGGTCTGTGGCCATTATCTATCTGACTCACATAGGTGGGGTGAGGGGGGATTGCTGGCTCATAGAAGGGGAAAAAGGCTTTGTTTGGCTGGCAATTTGCAGCCAAAATCAGCCACCCTATGAGGCTATACCTCAGCATATAAACAGCACCATAGTGGACCTTCGTTTGAATGAGAACAAGATCAAAAGTATCCACTACTCAGCCCTCAGCCGCTTTACCAACCTTACTTACCTGAACTTAACCAAGAATGAGATTAATTATGTTGAGGATGGGGCTTTTTCGGCCCAGTTCAACTTACAAGTACTCCAGCTGGGCTTCAATAAATTGCGGAACTTGACAGAAGGGATTCTGAGGGGTTTGGGAAAGCTGCAGTATCTCTACCTCCAAGCCAACCTGATTGAGACTGTGACACCCAATGCCTTTTGGGAGTCCCCAAATATCGAAAACATTGACCTGTCCATGAACCGTATCCAGGTGCTAGATGGGTCCACCTTCACCAGCCTGACTAAGCTGACCACCTGTGAGCTCTACACCAACCCATTCAACTGCTCCTGTGAGCTTTTGGGGTTTGTCAAGTGGCTTTCAGTCTTTCCCAATAGAACTAGTGAACGGATGGTTTGCGATTCTCCTGCCGGAGTCTCTGGCTACAGCCTCCTGAGCCAGAATCCAAACAACCCAACGTACCGTAATGCTCTGCATATGCTTTCCACTGTGTGTACGGAGGACTATGTGACTCCATACATCCCTGTGCCTCCTGAGACCACCACTTTCCCTCCAGATGCAACACCTTGTGGGCTGGAAGACTGTCCCTCTGGGACAGAGCCTGAGGAGATCAGCATCAGTCCCACTTACATAGAATTAGACGTGAAACCAATCATGAAACTCAAGCAAGTATCTCATACAAATGCGGTAATCACTGTTCAGATTCCTTACCCGTACAAGAAAATGTACATCCTCGTTTTATATAACAACAGCTTCTTCACTGATATACAAAATCTTAAACGACAGAAGGAGGACATTGAGCTGAAAAACCTGAAACCCCACACCGATTACACCTACTGCGTTGCTTCCATAAGAAACTCCCTGCGTTTCAATCACACCTGCTTGATGCTGTCCACAGGGCCTagaaacagaaaagaaagagaaCCTAGTAATCCAACAGCCACTCACTACATAATGACGATCCTAGGATGTCTTTTCAGTATGGTAATTTTTTTAGGCATTGTATATTACTGCCTACGAAAAAAGAGACAACAAGATGAAAAGCATAAAAAGGCAGGCAGTTTGAAGAAGAACATTATCGAGCTTAAATACGGTGGTGAGCTGGAAGGTGGGACGATTTCCAGGATGTCTCAAAAGCAAATGATGTCTGGGGAGAGCATGGCCCGCATGCCCTATCTACCCTCCGGCAGTGACATGGAACAATACAAACTGCAAGACATAACTGACACACCAAAAATGGCAAAAGGGAATTACATGGAAGTGAGAACAGGGCAGCCCCCAGATCGAAGGGAATGTGAGCGGTCCATTCCTGGCAACAGCCAAGGCTCGGTTGCAGAGATCTCAACAATTGCGAAGGAGGTTGACAAGGTCAACCAGATAATTAACAATTGCATAGATGCTCTGAAATCAGAGTCCACCTCCTTCCAAGGGGTAAAATCTGGACCAGTGTCAACTGCAGCACCTCAGTTAGTGCTGATCTCAGAGCAGCCTCAAAGCCAGTCTGTCTTCCTGTCACCTGTCTACAAAGACAGCTACCACCATTCTTTACAGAGACATCATACATCAGATGCCTCTCCAAAGCGTCCAAGTACAGCCACCGGTGGTCCAATGCGGAGCCCGAGGCCTTACCGTTCAGAGGGGTCATATAAGTCAGAGTCGAAGTACATAGAGAAAATTTCACCCACAGGGGAGACTATCCTGACTATCACACCCACAGCTGCAATACTAAGGGCAGAGGCGGAGAAGATTCGTCAGTATGGCGAGCATCGGCACTCTTACCCTGATGCCCACCAAATTGAGGAGCTGGAGGGACCGGAGAGCCAGAAAACCTCCATCTTGGAGCCCCTGACACGGCCTCGCCCCAGAGACTTGGCTTACTCACAGCTCTCTCCCCAGTACCACAATCTCAGTTACTCATCTAGTCCCGAGTA